In the Necator americanus strain Aroian chromosome X, whole genome shotgun sequence genome, tttcggttgaagaggaacttctCGGCTTCTCTTTTGGAACCGTATtatgaagctgagaagaactggtcGGTGGTTAGAGTCGAAgtcgacgtcccaaacagttctagattttcggatgtctgactgaggaatgttcctcgctaGAACGTAGTccagctgaagtttaagagtcctcatcttccgcttgcgctgctcttcaggcgttaaaagtgTTGACCCTTGCCAAGTGAGTTGTTGACGTCGTCTGTCGTGTTGTCTTAACGAGAtccgtctgttcacataagtcaaccagacggtcaccgttgccCGACGTGCGCTCATCTGGATTGTACCATTTTCCTACCACATCGGATCGtatttctttcgaacaacggcctacaatggaacgacaAGGGgaagaggctctccgagttcatcatgacgactaagccCATCCAtcggaactcgcaattccagaagccctcctctctacgctggacgtgggagtcacccagtggagggtaccgtaatggaatagaccacatcaccgtcaataaaaggttctgcctgacggacgtcgctgttgtatcaaagttctatacgggatcggaccatcgcctcttCCGAGGAAGaatttccttcacaaggagagaacagaaagccgccaagttcagagagcgaaatctcagaactatcattaactgggatctcttcgctacgctagccggcttctgggaagattccgcgatggacaacatcgacgaggaatatgaccagcgcgttgaacaccttcacgaatgcacgaagaaggctgaggattttaaaaccaccaagagacgcttgtctcttgaaactcttgagct is a window encoding:
- a CDS encoding hypothetical protein (NECATOR_CHRX.G24190.T1) produces the protein MTTKPIHRNSQFQKPSSLRWTWESPSGGYRNGIDHITVNKRFCLTDVAVVSKFYTGSDHRLFRGRISFTRREQKAAKFRERNLRTIINWDLFATLAGFWEDSAMDNIDEEYDQRVEHLHECTKKAEDFKTTKRRLSLETLELIRQRGAARAAGNQELTSELTRLCREAIKEDLKERRAEVLAEAAEVGKSIRYARREFDSRNTRMTALRNPKGTTIASRRGIEKIIYDFYSDLFNSHVHLPPSEGRRTFHSRGSPVRNTKILSRR
- a CDS encoding hypothetical protein (NECATOR_CHRX.G24189.T1); translated protein: MSARRATVTVWLTYVNRRISLRQHDRRRQQLTWQGSTLLTPEEQRKRKMRTLKLQLDYVLARNIPQSDIRKSRTVWDVDFDSNHRPVLLSFIIRFQKRSREVPLQPKIDMGRSGERRRMQNKIPPTCVYSCWSTDQKEA